The window GATGCTCAGCTCAACGGAGGAGCTGGCGCTCTTGTAGAGGTTGAGGTTGGCTAGAACATCGCTTCCAAGACCCTGATACTTGTTGGCACCAAAGGCGAAGAGACCAATGTCGAACTCACCTTTGGCGACCTGGAGAATTATGGTCTCCTCGTTCTGGACACCCTGGTACTCAATAACGTCGGCGTAGCCCTCCTTCGGGAGCTTGGGATCATCATTGAAAACGTTCCTCTTTCCATTAAACTTCTCAAGTTTGAGGTAAAGATTCTCGGGAGAGTACATTGAGAGGATGTACGGACCGTTGCTGATGACGAAGTGGCCGTACTTGAGGTACCACTGGAGGTCGGCCTTGAAACGGGCCTTGGCCTCGTCGCTATTCAGCGGAATGTCCTTCGGAGTGTAGTTCGCCGCGCTAACTGGGTGGATAGCAAACAAACTAAACAACATCAAACCCATAATAAACAATCCCAAAGCCTTCTTCATACTCCACTGCCTCCTTCACTTTTTGGCAATATTGCCACATATGGTGTATAATGGCATGGAGATATACATTGAAAGCCTATTTAAGGGTTACGTTCTTGTAAAAGTATCTGCTTTAATAGAGTAACCACAGACCTTAGTTATCCATATGAGGGCGTTTAAACACACCGTATGGGCATTGCGTTGTTAAAAACTACACAAAAATTTGTAGGAGAATACACAAAGCAGATATGGCAACATCGGGGGGTCAAACAGTTGGGGAAAGCCCCAAAAATCGTTAGCGCCCAGTTTCATACTCCCAAGCATGGATGAACATGCAAAAAACTTAAAATGGGCTAGCATCCATTCCAGTGCGGGCGCTATGTACGACCTTGTCATCAAAGGGAAGTTCTTAAAGGATAGGAAACTGATGGAAGGGAGCATAGGGATTCTTGAGGGAAAAATTTCCCGAATATACCTCGGTGAATTGCAGGGAGAAGAAAAGATTAAAATCGACCGCGGAAAGGTCATCCTCCCGGGGCTTATAGACGTTCACGTCCATCTGAGGGATTTCGAGCAGGGAAAAAAGGAAACCGTGAAAACCGGGACGATGGCCGCTGTACACGGAGGAATAACGACGGTTTTTGACATGCCGAACACCAACCCACCCATAATCGATTACGGGACTTTTCGGAGGAGAGAGAAGCGGTTTATGGGGAGAGCGTACTCGGACTACGCCCTAAGCTTTCTCATCAGAGACAACTGCACGGAAGCAGAGAAAACGAATGCGGATTTCTACAAGATTTTCATGGGCGCTTCGACGGGCGGAATCTTTTCTGAGGATTTTGAACGCGACTACCTCTGCGCTCCGGGGGTTGTAAGCGTCCATGCCGAAGACGCCAGAATAATCCATGAGAAACCTGAACGGCCGCCGGAGGCCGAGATAACCGCCATAAAACGCGTCCTGAATGCCGCGAAGCGGTTCAAAAAGCCCCTCAACATCTGTCACGTCTCCACCGCAGGGGGAATGGAGGCAATACTGAATGCGAACCTCCAATGGGTAAGCTTCGAGGTTACACCACACCATCTCTTTCTGACGAGGGAGGACTATGAGAGGAACCCGCTCCTCAAAGTTTATCCCCCGCTGAGGGACGAGGAACACAGGAGGGCGCTCTGGAGGAACTTTTCCAGGGTTCCACTCATAGCCAGCGACCACGCACCCCACACGCAGGAGGATAAGGAATCCGGAGCGGCGGGAATTCCAGGACTGGAAACGGAGGTGGCACTCCTTCTTGACGCGGTGAACAGGGGGATGCTTGAGCTTTCCGACATCGTTGAGAAGATGCACACGAATCCGATTAGGGTATTCGGGATAAGAAACAAGGGATTCGAAGTTGGCAGGGATGCCGATTTCACCGTGGTGGACTTGAAAAGGGAGTGGACGGTTAAGCCGGAGGAGTTCTACACGAAGGCAAAGTGGAGCCCGTGGGAGGGCAGAAAACTGGAGGGGAAGGTCATAATGACGATTCTCCGTGGAGAACTCGTTATGGAGGACGATGAAATCCTAGGAAAGCCTCAGGGGGTTAGGATAAATGCTGGAAAGGGTAGGGCTTAGGGAAGTTTGGGAAGTCGCCAGGGACGTTAAAGCGTTCCGCTTCGATAAAAAGCTCGAATTCACCGCGGGGCAGTTCATAATGACATGGCTCCCGGGGGTTGGGGAGAAGCCCTTCAGCCTGGCCTGGAACGATTTGATAGTCGTCAAGAGGGTAGGCCCATTCACCTCCCGGCTCTTCGAGCTGGCTGAGGGTGATTACATCTGGATCAGGGGACCCTACGGCAGGGGCTTCGAACCGAAAGGAAAGAACGTCGCCCTCCTCGGCGGCGGCATAGGGATCCCACCACTCTACGCCTTCGCGAGGCAGCATCGGGGTAAGCTTGAGGCGGTGACCCTCATCTACGGCGCCCGTTCGAAGGATGAGCTTGCGCTGATGGACATCGAGAACTACGTGGATGAAGTAGTAATCACGACCGACGACGGCTCCGCGGGGAGAAAGGGCTTTCCAACGGAGGTTCTCGCCGGGAGAAAGGGGGAGTTTGACAGGGTCTACGCCTGCGGCCCGGAGCCGATGCTGAGGGCCGTTCTCAGGGTCATGGACTACGAAAACGTCCAGGTATCGGCCGAGCGCTACATGAAGTGCGGAATCGGCGTCTGCGGCTCCTGCAACCTCGGAAAGTATCTCGTCTGCAGGGATGGACCGGTCTTCGACGGCTTCCAGCTGAGGGGACTGCTCTGACCAATCACCTTTTTAAACCCCTTTTCTCCGCTTCGGCCGGTGAGAGGATGAAGTACAGCTGGGAGGAGTTCGCGAGAAGCATGGGCGTTGAGCCCCAGATTCTTGAGAACAGGGAGGCCAGACTGCTGAAGAAGTTCGTCATGGATTTGGAGTTCCCCACCCACTGTCAGGGCTGTCAGGGGCTTGATTTGAGCAACCCGAATCCCGTTCACCACCCGAGCTACGAGTTAACGCCTGCCTGCAACCACGACTGCATCTTCTGCTACTCGAACGTCGCGGTAAAGCTCGGGAAGGCCCCAAAGCCCGGCTACTACGGCTGGGATGACCCATACGCGATAACCGTTTCCCAGTACGGCGAGCCGCTGATAAGCCCCCGTATAGTTGAAGTGAACAGAATGCTTAGGGAGAGGTTTCCAAAGGCGAGACTCGACCTCCAGACCAACGGCTCACTGCTGACGGAGAAACTGTGGGGCAAACTCGACTTCGACCTGGTCATGATAAGCCTCGACGCGGCGAGCAGGGAGAAGCACCTCAGAATAACCAACGCGGACACCTTCGATGCCGTCGTCAACGCCCTGAGGATAGTGGGCAGGGACAAAGGCGTCCGCTCCGTCGTTAGAACCATCTTCATGCCCGGCATCAACGACGATGACATACCAAAGATAGCGGAACTCGCCGCCTCGCTTGGTGTGGACGAAATGATGCTCCAGCCGCTCACGATTCACGAACTCAACGTGGAGAGGCTGAAAAAGGCCGGCCTCGACTTCGAGCGGGCGGAGAGCGTAAAGGAATACCTGAAGGCAGCTATGGCGGCGAAGGAGTACATAGACGTCCGGATAAGCGGCTGCCAGCTGGCGGTGTACAGGACGATGGATCCGCTGACGCTCTTCAGCGCGAGGCGCGTCGCCAGGGACGTGGCACCGGCGATGAAGAGGAAGAAAACCGAATAAACTTTTTTATTCTTGAACATCTTTAACGTCTTTGAGGGGTAGGCATGCTGAGGGAACTGTTTGCCCTCTTCTTCCTAGCGGTTTTCCTCTTCATCAACCTATCCCTGATGCTCATGAGGGCCTTCGGAAGCCTCGCCGGAATGACCTGGAGAAAGGTTCTGAAGCTGGATATCCCGGAAAACGAAAAGAAGAGCCTTGCGAAACTCTACACACCGATCTGGATAGCCGTAGGTATCTGGGCATTCTGGAAGCTCTGGGGGGCCGCATGGACGGCGGCGCTGTTCGGATTCCTGGCCTTCAGAAGCGGGGCGAACATAACCAAAACTCTCGTCTACGGCCTCCACGACCAGAGGCTCATAGACGAGCACACCGAGGATAGCAGACTACTCGGCATCGTTGGAACGGCTACCAAGCTTTCGATACTGCTGGAAACGGTTTTCGTAGTGGCTTTCGCCCTGGCGTACAAGGCCTTCTCCGTAACACTCAGCCCGAACGGTATGAGCGCCAACACGTTCATTCTCTCGCTCTGGCTCGCGGGACTGGCGTTCGGTCTTCTCTTCGGCTGGTTAATAGCCAGAAACAACCGCGGAATACTCCTCCAGAACGCTATAGCGACGATCGGCTTCTTTGCAACGAAAAAGGGCAAGGCGAAGACGGACGAGACAGTGGTGAAGGCCAAATCCAAGATGCCCAGACTTGGACGGTAGCATTTTTAAGGGGCAACCCGTTCCTTTGACCATGCTCAAGTGCTCGTTCTGCATCCACGACGAGAGAACGGCAAAGATAGACATCATAGACGGAAAGCCAGTCTGCAGGGAGTGCCAAATCTATCGGAGGCATCCCCCCGACCGCGGGAGGATAAGGAGGGAGCTTGAAGAACTCATGGAGGGTGTTGATAGGGCAATCGTTGCCTATTCCGGAGGCAAAGACAGCGTAGTTGCCCTCTATCTGGCTAAAGAGGCCTACAGGGTTCCGGAGCTTGAGGCGGTCATGATAGACCACGGGCTAATGGCGGGGGAAGCGGTAGAGAACGCGAGACGAATAGCGGAGCACCTCGGCGTCCAGTTCAAAGTCCTGCGCTACGACTACTCCGACATATTCCGCGAGGCCCTTCTGAAGGCGGAATCCCCGTGCAGGCGCTGCTCGAAGAGAACCATGGAGAAGCTCAGAAAGTACGCACTCAAAAACGGCTATAAGCACATCATAACCGGCCACGAGCTTCCCTTCGGCCATCATCCCTACAGACCTATGAAGGGAGGGATAATTCAGATAAGGCTCCTCTCTCTGATGCCGGAGAGCGAGAGGATTAAAATCCTCAAGGGGCTCCCCTTCGAGTTCCCAGAGCTACCCGGCTACACAACCAACTGCCTCGTCCTCGGGCCGGCGCTGGAGCGCTACTGGGAGAGGCACGGTCACAGCTTCGAGCACAGAAGAATAGCCGCCCTCGTTCGCTACGGTCTCATGGAAAGGGAGAAAGCCGAGAGGGAAGCGGCGAAACCGCGCGTTCCTGAGTGGCAGAGGAAGCTCGTGATGGAACGTTTGGGCATTGATAAGGACCCGTAACTCCAAACTTTACGGTTTCATCCAGAACTAATCGTTACGATTTTCTTCCGAGTTCTTCTCCACAGTGCCATTGTTGGAATGTTAACACTCTCCTGCATTAGATTTTTAAAGGTTTACATCAACGTAAAACGGGGGGTACCAATGCACGGAAGATGGCATTTATACCTTCAGGTGATCGTTAAGAACTTGGTTCTGTTTATAATCGGTGTCCTAATCCTGGATTACATGGCGGTCATCGGCAACATAAACGCAACCCTCTACAACAGCGATGTCTATGGGGACTACCTAGATATGGTTAACCACCTTCCGGAGAGCGTCAAAAAAGTCATAGAGAAGCACGTCAGCCTCGAACAGCTGGCGAGAGAGATGGCGATGGACGCCCTCGGAATATCCAGCAAAAAGGAGCTTATGAAGGACCATCTTCGGGTCGTTTACAACTTTTTCACCAACCTTCACGCTAAAACCCGGGGCGGATACGAGTACTACACCTACATCCTGAAGAGCCTCCTGCTGGTCATCTTTACCGAGCTGTTCATACTGACCTTCGGCCTCTACCTCGGGCTGAGGGCGGGCTACAGAGGTGGATGGACCGACAGGCTGTTATCCGTGCTCACGCCCCTCTTCTCGGCCATTCCCTCCTGGTTCATAGCGGTGGTGCTCCTCTACACTCTGTACTGGAGGATGTCGCTTCTTCCCATGGACTTTGAAGGCCATCTGCGGGATGCCTTGATAAACGGGGGCTCCCTTCCACTGGCATATATCGTGGGGCTTCTCCTCCCGGTTCTAACCCTCGTGGTGGCGATGATATGGGAGTACGCCTTTAACGTGAGGAACCTCATCAAGTTCGAGAGCACGGAGGGACACGTTCTGTACGACAGGGCGAGGGGACTGCCCGACGGGAAGATAATGAGGAAACTCCTGAGAACGGCGCTGCCTGCGTTCCTTACGTTCACCACGTACAACTTTCTGGAGATTCTGATGAGCGCGTTTGTTGTGGAGATTATCTTCAACATCCACGGCGTGGGCTGGATACTCGCGCACTCCTTCAGGATAGGGCACAGTGTGGAGGGTGTGACGTTCTACTACAGCAGCTACGGGGTTTTCTTCGCAGCATTCGTGATGCTGCTCTTCTACTTCATAAACGCAGTCGTTATGGAGTCGCTCTACATACACCTCGACCCCAGAGTGGGAAGGGAGGGACGCAGATGAGAAGGGTGCCCATTAAAATAAGAATCGCCGCCGCAATACTCATATTCTACCTCTTGGCCGCGGCACTGGGGCCAAAACTGGCCAACAAGGAGGCGATAGACAACTGGAACAATAAGATGTACTGGGCGGACAATCCCAAGCTCGTGCCGCCCGAATGGGTCAATCTCTTTGGGAAGAACCTGCCCCCAACCGAAAACCTGACCCCTTCAAGGATAGACGGAAACGTTTACACCTACGAGTACAACTTCCACTATTCCGATGCCCCCCAGGATATAATGATATACACGGAGTTCCCCGAGGAAATCACGGTGAACCTGACCCTGCCGGACGGCAGGGAGTACACACTGTACCGGGGGCTATCGGGTGAGCGTATACGGCTGGGCATGATGTTTTTAACCATGCAGAGGATAGCCCGGGAAAAGGGACTGAACTATACGGACTCGGACCTTATCTTTGGGGGAGGGCTCACCCCGATATTCACCGACAAGGAGGGTCTGGAAAAGGGCACGTACGTTCTTGAGATAACCGCTGATGACGAACCGGAGGTTCGGGTGCTCGGGAAGGTCTACGGACTCATGGGAACGGATTCAACCGGGAGGGACATCTGGCAGGGCTTCATATGGGGGCTGAGAGAAACCATGGAGATGGTGGTGGCCGTCGGCCTGACGACGGTTGCCATAGGGGCCACGCTCGGAGTCCTGAGCGCCCTCTCGGGCATTGCAGGTGCGATAACGGACGGTCTGACGAAGCTCTCGACCATACTGCCACTGGTTCCCGTGATGGTCATGATGATTCCCGTCACCGCCGAAGTCACGTACGGCGGCCACCTGGAGGTGCCCTTCTGGAGCTTTGTTCTCCTGATGGGATTTCTCCTCTTCGGAAAGATAGCGAGAAACGTCAGGGCGCTTGTTGAGACTGAACTGAGCAAGGAGTACGTGGAGTCAGCGGTGAGCCTCGGGGGTTCGAGGTGGTGGATACTGAAACACCACGTATCCAGGGCGGTTCTGCCCTACAGCGTCTACCAGTTCTCAATAGTTATGCCGAAGGTCGTCGCGCTCGTTTCGCTGCTGGGCTTCTTCGAGGCGATACCCGGCTTCAACTGGGGAACCCTGCTGGGGAGCATGATAACCGAAAACCAGCTCTTCAGTATGGCGTGGTGGATAGTGGTACCCATCGGGGTGGCGCTGGCGCTCTTCGCCATGGCCTTCGTGCTGATAAACCTGAGCATGGAAGAGATGTTCCTAACCAGATGAACCAGATGAGCCGTTGGAGAGCAGCGTTAGTCCGATGCTGACGAGGATTATGACGATGGAGGGTGAAATCGGCCACCACCAGAGGGAATAGATGGCGTTCTGGGTGAAGGCCTCGGCCACGAAGGAGCCCAGTTAACGCCTGGAATTATCTGGAAAAGGCCGAGTATCGAGACCACGGCTATCATCTGAGCGAAGAGCAGGGTAGAGTATGAGAGCGCGTAGGGGACGACGGCCCTCAGTAATTGCATAGCCGAGGACGAGGCAACGAACAGGGTTACGATGATGTACCTGAGCACTATCCTCTTCAGGCTCATGGAGCACCGGAGATTTAACAACTGAAAGATATAAAAAGTTTCGACGCTCAATGTCATGCCCCAATAATCTCGCGAAGAATTTCCCTTGCAACATCTAGTACATCCTCTGGCTCGGCCTCGATTCTTCCCCTCGCAAGGTTGTCGGTTCCACCGCCTTTGCCGCCGAATTCCTCGATAACTTTAGAGAGAAGGTCCCTCATCGACACATCCACCTCTTCGTTCCTTGCGAAGAGAACGTAGTCCTCGCTCGCTAGGAGGAGTATCAATCCGGGGTTCTCTTCCACAAAGTTGACGGCAAAGGCCTGGGCATCCTTCATCGGCCACTTCTCAACTAGGGAGATGACGTTGTAGTGACCTACCTCCTCCGCCTTGTCAATCAAAGCCAATTTCTTCCAGCGCCAGAGTTCGCGCCTGAGTTCGTCAAGCCTTCCCTCAAGGGAATCCATCTCCGCCTTGAGCTCTCCAACGCGCTCAAATAGGGGCCTGTTCTTGTTGGGCATTTCATCCAGAGCTTTCCAGTAGTCCTCCAAAAGTTCGTTAAGCGTTTTTAATGCCCTATTGCCAGCCACGAACTCTATTCTCCAGAGGTTCTTGGACTTCTTGTAGAAGCGGAGGATCTTTATTGTGCCTATCTCGGAGGTGTTCCCCACGTGAGTTCCTCCGCAGGGAGTTTTGTCAACGTTACCTATGCTCACTATCCTGACCCTGTCCGTTACCTTGCTCACGTGCTTCCTCAGTGTCTTGACGAGGTCATCCGGCAGGTACTTGAACTCCTCGATGGTTACGGGGATTCCCTCGGAGACTATTCTGTTGGCCTCGATTTCAGCTTTAGTAATCATCTCCCAGTCGAGCCCGCCGTTAACTTCAATCTTGTTGTAGTGCTCGAAAATCTGGAAGCCCGTCGTGTCAAGGTCGTAGAGTTCCTTAAGGACGGCAGAGAGAATGTGCTGGCCGGTGTGGTTTTTCATGTTCTCGTATCTCCAGTCCCAGTCGATCTTAAGTGTGACCTTCTCTCCCCTCTCCGGGAGCCTGCCCGCGATTACTCCCTCGTGCCAGATTTCCTCCCTCTCCTTGACCTTCGTGACCTCTATCGTGAAGCCGTCTCCTTCTATCAGGCCCCTGTCCGAAGGCTGACCTCCGCCCTCCGGATAGAAAATCGTCCTGTCCAATAGCACCTCGACCAGACCGTTACCGAGGTTCTTAACATCAACCACCCGCGCGGTGGTCTCCTTAATGTATGGGTCAGAGTAATACAACCTCTTGGTCATGGAAAACACCTCACGACTCGGATTCCATCTGTTCCTTCGCATACTCGCTGACCATCATCCTAAGGAGGGAAGCCAGCTCCTTGTTGTACTTATCCTGCATGTCAGCGAATTTCCTCAAGGCCAGGGCGATTCCTTTGAGCCTCTTTATGTCGTTGACTATATCCTCCTGCTCACGCGAAATCTCATCGAGGACCGAGCTTATCTCAACCATTGCCTCAATGTCCCTGCCAAGTATATCGGTTCCCTCCTTAATCCTGTCCATCACAGCCAGGGCATCGCGAAGGGTTTCAAGCTGGCCCATGACGCGGGTATTGAAGTCCTTGATTTCCTTGGCGAGGTTCATCGTCTGGACGGCCATCTTTCGAATCTCGTCCGCGACTACCGCGAAGCCTCTGCCCGCCTCACCGGCACGGGCGGCCTCTATCGAAGCGTTCAGGGCAACAAGGTTTGTTTGCTTGGCCACACTCGCTATCGAGTCGCTTATTCGCGAAACATACTCCAAGTTTTCAACGAGGGTGTTGAATTCCTGAGCGAAAACCTCAAAGCGCTGGAAGAACGGGAGGAACTCCTCCTGGAACTTCTCAAGTTCTTTCATCACCTGGGACAGCTTCTCGATGTTCTCGATAATCACCATGTTGTTATCAAGAAACTGCCCGCTGATCTGCTCCGCCAGCTCGTCTATGATTTTGCTGGACTCTCTGCTGGAAGTCTTTATACGGACTGACTGCGCCAAGGCGTTCGATGCTTTCTCGATGCTCCTGACGTTCATACTATCACCTCAGCGGTAGAGGTCAACACCGCACTTGAGGTTCTCAAGAAAGTCATAGAAGCGCTGTATGAACCTCTTGGGTATTATAGCCCCGTGCTGGGGCAGTATAGCCTCAACTTCGAGAAACCTGACCCTGTCGAGCCATGCCTTTATGGCCTTGCCCGTCGGCATGAGTCTCTCATGGACCGGTCTCATGGCCTGTATGTGCTTTTCAATGTTCTCGACCACTATATATGGGTCATCAAGGAGCGCTATTCCTATGTCCCCAGTGAAGAGGAACTTGCTCCTGTGGTCGTATATAGTGAAGTGCCCGGGACTGTGGAGGAAATGGGCCGGGATGAACTCAAGCGTCGTTGCCCCGAAGGCCATCGTCTCCCCTTCGTCAGGCAGTTCGTGGGTTATTGCCTTTGCGTCCTCAAAACCGAAGTGGGGCAGGAATCGTGTCCAGAGCCAGTGGACTATTATTTTTGCATTGCTGACCTCCCTCCAGAGGGGTAAACTTCCAGCCACATCCGGGTCCTGGTGGCAGATGTAGACATACTCGATATCCCTCGGATCGACGTACTTTGAGACATTGGCAAGGACCTTTGAGAAGATTTTGTACCCACCGGGGTCTATTAGGATTCCCTTTCCCCTGCTGACTATCAGGTAGCTGTTGACGTCAACGTCCTCTCCGCCCTCCTGGGTTCCGAGGTAGACGACGAGGTGCTCATCATCGCGGTAGAGGACGTGATCCTTCCACGGGTCGAGCCCGGGCTGTATCAGGTACTCCCCCATCCCCACCACCGAGAGAAGACTACGAAGAGGTAATATTTAAGCGATTTGCCTACACAAGCACCTACATAAACGCCTGACTGGAAAAATGGAATGCAAAGGGCTCAGGAACCGCCCCTGGCCTCGATTAAAGCCTTGACCCTCTTGAGCCTGAAGAAGTTCTCGCGCTCCATCTCGTCGAGGCGCCCCTTGATGAACTTCACCGTCGCCTCCATGCGCGGAATGATTATGTACTCAAGGGCATTGACGCGCCTCTTGGTGACCTCTATCTCCTTCGCGAGCCTCTTGAGGGTCTCTTCCACCTCCGCCAGGCGGACCGCTAGGTCGAGAACCTCTTCGAACTTTTCGGCGGCGAGGTCCACCTTGGCCGAGCTCGATACGAATGCGTAGCCGCGCTCGTTTGTGCTCCTCCTGAAGGACTCGGCCTCGATGAGCGGAACCGGAACGCCCATCACGTTCCTCCTTCTTATCTCGACCTCCCTGTTGGGCTTCACGGAGAGGCCTATCTCCCTGAGGCGCAGCGTCCCGACGTCTATCTCCGCCGCCTGAAGGGCCGCAAAGGCCTCGGCCATCTTCCTGCCCAGCTCCTCGCGGAGGCTCAGGGCCTCGTCGTATATCGTGAAGAACTCCATGACGAGGGCGTCCTGCTTGTCCTTGAGGAGTTTGTGGCCCTTCTTGGCCAGCTTAATGCGCCTCTTGAGGTTCAGGAGTTCCATACGGGTGGGCTTGACGTTGAGAAGCTCTGCCATCTCGACCACCTAAAGATTGAGGGGAGGTCAGCCCTCCCTCTTCCTGTACTTGGGGTGGTACTTGAGGATGTACTCCTTCCTGACACGCTTGAGCTCGCTCTCCGGCAGCTCGGCGAGGAGCTCCCAGCCGAGGTCGAGGGTCTCGAAGATGCTCCTGTCTTCGTCATACCTCTGGGCGATGAACTCCCTCTCGAACCTGTCCGCGAACTTGAGGTACTTCCTGTCGGTCTCGCTCAAAGCTTCTTCACCGACGACTGCAACGAGGTCCCTGAGAGACCTTCCTTCGGCGTAGGCCGCGTAGAGCTGCTGGCTGAGCTGCGGGTGGTCGTCCCTGGTCATTCCCTTACCGATACCGTCCTTCATCAGACGGCTGAGCGACGGAAGGACGTCTATCGGCGGGTAGATACCCTTCCTGTGCAGCTCCCTGCTGAGGACTATCTGGCCCTCGGTGATGTAGCCGGTCAAATCCGGAATCGGGTGGGTGATGTCGTCGTCGGGCATCGTCAGGATGGGCACCTGGGTGATGGAACCCTTCCTGCCCCTGACACGACCGGCACGCTCGTAGATGGTCGCCAAGTCAGTGTACATGTAACCGGGATAACCGCGCCTTCCTGGAACCTCTTCCCTCGCCGCGGAAATCTCACGCAGAGCTTCCGCGTAGTTGGTCATGTCCGTGAGTATAACCAGAACCTGCATGTCGTAGTCGTAGGCGAGGTACTCGGCAACCGTCAGCGCCATGCGCGGGGTGATGATACGCTCAATGGCCGGGTCGTCGGCGAGGTTGAGGAAAAGGACTGCCCTCTCTATCGCACCGGTCTCCTCGAAGCTCTTCTTGAAGAAGTTGGCTTCCTCGTAGGTGATACCCATCGCCGCGAAGACGACGGCGAACTGCTCCTCCTCACCGAGGACCTTGGCCTGCCTAGCTATCTGGGCCGCGAGCATGTTGTGCGGCAATCCGGAACCGCTGAAGATGGGCAGCTTCTGACCGCGGATGAGGGTGTTCATTCCGTCTATGGCCGAGACACCGGTCTGGATGAAGTCCCTAGGATAAGCACGGGCGACCGGGTTGAGGGGAGCACCGTGGACGTCGCGCCTGTCCTCGGGGATTATGTCCGGGCCCCCGTCGATCGGCTTTCCAATACCGTTGAAGATTCTGCCGAGCATGTCCATGCTGACCGGGACCTTGAGGGTCTCGCCGGTGAAGCGGACGCGTGTCGTTTTGATGTCGAGATCGCGCGTTCCCTCGAAGACCTGGACGATTGCCATGTCTTCCCT of the Thermococcus sp. 21S7 genome contains:
- a CDS encoding dihydroorotase → MYDLVIKGKFLKDRKLMEGSIGILEGKISRIYLGELQGEEKIKIDRGKVILPGLIDVHVHLRDFEQGKKETVKTGTMAAVHGGITTVFDMPNTNPPIIDYGTFRRREKRFMGRAYSDYALSFLIRDNCTEAEKTNADFYKIFMGASTGGIFSEDFERDYLCAPGVVSVHAEDARIIHEKPERPPEAEITAIKRVLNAAKRFKKPLNICHVSTAGGMEAILNANLQWVSFEVTPHHLFLTREDYERNPLLKVYPPLRDEEHRRALWRNFSRVPLIASDHAPHTQEDKESGAAGIPGLETEVALLLDAVNRGMLELSDIVEKMHTNPIRVFGIRNKGFEVGRDADFTVVDLKREWTVKPEEFYTKAKWSPWEGRKLEGKVIMTILRGELVMEDDEILGKPQGVRINAGKGRA
- a CDS encoding dihydroorotate dehydrogenase electron transfer subunit encodes the protein MLERVGLREVWEVARDVKAFRFDKKLEFTAGQFIMTWLPGVGEKPFSLAWNDLIVVKRVGPFTSRLFELAEGDYIWIRGPYGRGFEPKGKNVALLGGGIGIPPLYAFARQHRGKLEAVTLIYGARSKDELALMDIENYVDEVVITTDDGSAGRKGFPTEVLAGRKGEFDRVYACGPEPMLRAVLRVMDYENVQVSAERYMKCGIGVCGSCNLGKYLVCRDGPVFDGFQLRGLL
- a CDS encoding radical SAM protein, with protein sequence MKYSWEEFARSMGVEPQILENREARLLKKFVMDLEFPTHCQGCQGLDLSNPNPVHHPSYELTPACNHDCIFCYSNVAVKLGKAPKPGYYGWDDPYAITVSQYGEPLISPRIVEVNRMLRERFPKARLDLQTNGSLLTEKLWGKLDFDLVMISLDAASREKHLRITNADTFDAVVNALRIVGRDKGVRSVVRTIFMPGINDDDIPKIAELAASLGVDEMMLQPLTIHELNVERLKKAGLDFERAESVKEYLKAAMAAKEYIDVRISGCQLAVYRTMDPLTLFSARRVARDVAPAMKRKKTE
- a CDS encoding ATP-binding protein — translated: MLKCSFCIHDERTAKIDIIDGKPVCRECQIYRRHPPDRGRIRRELEELMEGVDRAIVAYSGGKDSVVALYLAKEAYRVPELEAVMIDHGLMAGEAVENARRIAEHLGVQFKVLRYDYSDIFREALLKAESPCRRCSKRTMEKLRKYALKNGYKHIITGHELPFGHHPYRPMKGGIIQIRLLSLMPESERIKILKGLPFEFPELPGYTTNCLVLGPALERYWERHGHSFEHRRIAALVRYGLMEREKAEREAAKPRVPEWQRKLVMERLGIDKDP
- a CDS encoding ABC transporter permease subunit, with the protein product MVLFIIGVLILDYMAVIGNINATLYNSDVYGDYLDMVNHLPESVKKVIEKHVSLEQLAREMAMDALGISSKKELMKDHLRVVYNFFTNLHAKTRGGYEYYTYILKSLLLVIFTELFILTFGLYLGLRAGYRGGWTDRLLSVLTPLFSAIPSWFIAVVLLYTLYWRMSLLPMDFEGHLRDALINGGSLPLAYIVGLLLPVLTLVVAMIWEYAFNVRNLIKFESTEGHVLYDRARGLPDGKIMRKLLRTALPAFLTFTTYNFLEILMSAFVVEIIFNIHGVGWILAHSFRIGHSVEGVTFYYSSYGVFFAAFVMLLFYFINAVVMESLYIHLDPRVGREGRR
- a CDS encoding ABC transporter permease subunit, producing MRRVPIKIRIAAAILIFYLLAAALGPKLANKEAIDNWNNKMYWADNPKLVPPEWVNLFGKNLPPTENLTPSRIDGNVYTYEYNFHYSDAPQDIMIYTEFPEEITVNLTLPDGREYTLYRGLSGERIRLGMMFLTMQRIAREKGLNYTDSDLIFGGGLTPIFTDKEGLEKGTYVLEITADDEPEVRVLGKVYGLMGTDSTGRDIWQGFIWGLRETMEMVVAVGLTTVAIGATLGVLSALSGIAGAITDGLTKLSTILPLVPVMVMMIPVTAEVTYGGHLEVPFWSFVLLMGFLLFGKIARNVRALVETELSKEYVESAVSLGGSRWWILKHHVSRAVLPYSVYQFSIVMPKVVALVSLLGFFEAIPGFNWGTLLGSMITENQLFSMAWWIVVPIGVALALFAMAFVLINLSMEEMFLTR
- a CDS encoding DHHA1 domain-containing protein, with the translated sequence MTKRLYYSDPYIKETTARVVDVKNLGNGLVEVLLDRTIFYPEGGGQPSDRGLIEGDGFTIEVTKVKEREEIWHEGVIAGRLPERGEKVTLKIDWDWRYENMKNHTGQHILSAVLKELYDLDTTGFQIFEHYNKIEVNGGLDWEMITKAEIEANRIVSEGIPVTIEEFKYLPDDLVKTLRKHVSKVTDRVRIVSIGNVDKTPCGGTHVGNTSEIGTIKILRFYKKSKNLWRIEFVAGNRALKTLNELLEDYWKALDEMPNKNRPLFERVGELKAEMDSLEGRLDELRRELWRWKKLALIDKAEEVGHYNVISLVEKWPMKDAQAFAVNFVEENPGLILLLASEDYVLFARNEEVDVSMRDLLSKVIEEFGGKGGGTDNLARGRIEAEPEDVLDVAREILREIIGA
- a CDS encoding methyl-accepting chemotaxis protein; its protein translation is MNVRSIEKASNALAQSVRIKTSSRESSKIIDELAEQISGQFLDNNMVIIENIEKLSQVMKELEKFQEEFLPFFQRFEVFAQEFNTLVENLEYVSRISDSIASVAKQTNLVALNASIEAARAGEAGRGFAVVADEIRKMAVQTMNLAKEIKDFNTRVMGQLETLRDALAVMDRIKEGTDILGRDIEAMVEISSVLDEISREQEDIVNDIKRLKGIALALRKFADMQDKYNKELASLLRMMVSEYAKEQMESES